The region CCCGCGCCTGCGCCGCCCGGAGGACCGGTTCGGTCACCCGCCGGTCGGCGTCCCGGGCGACGACCACCAGGACCGCCCGGCCCCGCTCCACCGCCTTGAGCGTCTGGTTGGCGCCCACGGCGCGGGCTGGCGCGTGCCGGATCCGCTCCAGCCCCTCCTGGGACCCGCCGGCGTCCTGTGGGCCACGCACCTCAGCCTGTTCGGCCATGGCGTAACCCGAGGAAGGATAGCACCCCTCTTTGGGGATGTCAAAGGGCGGTCCGGAGCCCCTGGAGCATCCCAACCGCCCTGACCCGGGAACGTCTGAAGCTTCCCCTAATTGAGCATACGGATGGTGGTCGAATGGCCCAGAACACCCTGCAGCGTCGCATCCTGGCCCACTTCGACGACCACCGCGCCGACGCTGAGGAGGTGACCGCCCACCTCCTGGCCGGTCAGCTCGGCGCTCCGGTCGAGGAGGTGGCCGCCGAGCTGGAGACCCTGGCCCGCCTGGGGAACCTCACCCGCAAGGCCGGCCCCGAGGGAGAGGTGCGGTACAGCGCGGGCCCCCGCCGCCGCCTCCTGGGGGCCATGCTGGTGGAAGCCGGGATCCTCACCCCCCACCAGTTGCAGGAGGCCCTGGCCGAGCAGGCCCAGACCGGCGACCGCCTCGGGAGGATCCTGCTCGAGCGGGGGTACGTCTCCAAGCAGACGCTGGGGCAGTTCCTCGAGGCCCAGCGAGGCATCCCCTACGTCAACCTCCCCGCCTACCCCATCGACGAGGGGCTGGTCCGCCGCCTCCCGGAATGGGTGGTCATCCAGCACAAGGTGCTGCCGCTGGGCCGCGCCGGGGGGGAGATCCACCTGGCCATGCTCGACCCCACCGACGTGGTGGCCATGGACATCGTGGGCCGCCTGCTGCGGGGGCGGGTGCGGCCCTTCCTCATCACCGAGCGGGATTTCGACTGGGCGCTCAGCCGCTTCTTCGACGTCGACCGCCGGGTGGGTGAGAGCCTCCCCGGCCTGCCGGTCGGGGAGGGCGAGGGGGACGCCGCCCGTCCCGTGGCCGTGGCGGACGTCGCGGACGAGGCGCCGGTCGTTCGCGTCCTCAACTCGATCATCCTGGACGCCCTGCGCAGCGGGGCCACCGACGTCCACATCGAGCCCGACGTGGAGCGCGCCCGGGTGCGCTTCCGCATCGACGGCGTCCTCTACGACAAGACCCTCCTGCCCCGGGGCGCGGCCGCTGCGGTCATCTCGCGGCTGAAGGTGCTGGCCGGGATGGACATCTCCGAGCGCACGCGCCCACAGGACGGCCGCATCGTCCTCTCCGTGGAGGGGCGCGAGGTCGACCTGCGCGTGGCCACGGTGGGGACGGCCTTCGGTGAGCGCGTGGCCGTCCGGCTGCTCAGCACCCGGACCGTCCTCCTCGGGCTGGGGCGGCTGGGTCTCTTCCTCGAGCAGCAGGAGCTGCTGCAGGCGCTCCTGCAACGTCCGCATGGCATGCTGCTGGTCACCGGGCCGACGGGGAGTGGCAAGACGACGACGCTGTACGCCGCCCTCAGCCACCTGAACCAGCGCACCCGCAACATCATGACCATCGAAGACCCGGTGGAGTACCGGCTGCCAGGGATCGCCCAGATCCCCGTGCGGGAGAAGGCCGGGATCACCTTCGGGGTGGGGCTGCGGGCGATCCTGCGCCAGGACCCCGACATCGTGATGGTCGGGGAGATCCGCGACGCGGAGACGGCCGCCATCGCCGTCCAGGCCGCCCTCACCGGGCACCTGGTGCTCAGCACCCTGCACACCAGCAGCGCCGCCGGGGCGCTGGTGCGGCTGATGGAGATGCGCATCGAGCCCTACCTGCTGACCTCCTCAGTGATCGCCGTGCTGGGGCAGCGGCTGGTGCGCATCCTGTGCTCGGCGTGCCGGCGGCGCACCCGGGCCCGGGAGGCCGAGCTGCGCCTCCTCGACCTGCCTCCCGACCGGCGGGTGACCCTCTACCGCCCGGTCGGGTGCCCGGAGTGCGGCGGCATCGGCTACCACGGACGGACGGGCGTCTTCGAGATCCTCGTGCTCAACGACACCATCCGCGAGATGGTCCTGGAGCGCCGCCCGGCCCGGGCGATCCAGGCCGCGGCGCGGGAGGCGGAGATGCTCTCCCTCCGCCAGGCGGCGGTGCGCAAGGTCCTCGAGGGCGTGACCAGCCTGGAGGAGCTGCAGCGGCTGGTCCTCGCGGAGGTGGAGTGAGGGGATGCCGAGCTTCGAGTACGTCTCGCGGGACGCGCGCAGCGCCCTGGTCCGCGGCCAGGTAGAGGCGCTCACCGACGCCGAGGCCCGCGCCTGGCTCCGGCAGCAGGGGCTGTTCGTCACCGCGCTGACGGAACGGCGGCCGCCCCGGCGGGGAACGACGCGAACCGTCGCGGATGTCGCCCTCCTGGCATACCACCTGGCCACCCTGGTGGGGGCGGGGCTGCCGCTGCTGCAGGGGTTCCAGGCCCTGGCCGAGCAGCTGGACGACCCACGCCTGCGGGCACTGGTCGAGGCCCTGGCCGCCGACATCCAGGAGGGCCGCCAGCTCTCGGCCGCCATGGCCCGGCGGCCGGACGTCTTCTCCCCCGTCGTCGTGGGCATCGTCCGCAGCGGCGAGGTGGGGGGCCGCCTGGACGAGGCCCTGGCCCGGCTGGCCGCCTATCTGGAGCGGGAGCTGGAATTCCGCCGCCGCGTCCGCGACGCCCTGCTCTACCCCGGGTTCGTCTTGGTCCTGGCGCTGGCGGTCCTGGGCGTCTTCCTCGCGGTGATCATCCCGGCCTTCGACCGGGTCTACCGCAGCGCCGGGGCGGAACTGCCGGCGCTGACACAGGCCCTAGTCATGGCCAGCCGCCTGGTGCGGGCGAACCTCCTCGTCCTGGTCGCCGGGGTGCCGGTCGTCCTGCTGCCCCCGGTGCGCCGGCGTTTCTGGGAGGCGGTGGCCGCGCCGCTGCTGGCCCTCGGGCAACGGGTGGGGCCGATCCGTGGGCTGGCCCACACCCTGCAGCTGGCCCGCTTCACCCAGGCCCTGGGCGCGCTGCTGCAGAGCGGGGTGCCCGTGCTGACGGCCATCGAGGTGGCGCGCGAGGCGGGCGCCTCCCCCGCATTCGCCCGGGTGACGGAAGCGTTGCAGGCGTCCATCAGTGAGGGGCGGCGTCTCAGCGAGGGCATGCGCGCCA is a window of Armatimonadota bacterium DNA encoding:
- a CDS encoding ribosomal L7Ae/L30e/S12e/Gadd45 family protein; protein product: MRGPQDAGGSQEGLERIRHAPARAVGANQTLKAVERGRAVLVVVARDADRRVTEPVLRAAQARGVPVLEVDGMRDLGRACGIAVGASAAAVVRPTIPPEAGGDPADETGLSTVP
- a CDS encoding ATPase, T2SS/T4P/T4SS family, whose translation is MAQNTLQRRILAHFDDHRADAEEVTAHLLAGQLGAPVEEVAAELETLARLGNLTRKAGPEGEVRYSAGPRRRLLGAMLVEAGILTPHQLQEALAEQAQTGDRLGRILLERGYVSKQTLGQFLEAQRGIPYVNLPAYPIDEGLVRRLPEWVVIQHKVLPLGRAGGEIHLAMLDPTDVVAMDIVGRLLRGRVRPFLITERDFDWALSRFFDVDRRVGESLPGLPVGEGEGDAARPVAVADVADEAPVVRVLNSIILDALRSGATDVHIEPDVERARVRFRIDGVLYDKTLLPRGAAAAVISRLKVLAGMDISERTRPQDGRIVLSVEGREVDLRVATVGTAFGERVAVRLLSTRTVLLGLGRLGLFLEQQELLQALLQRPHGMLLVTGPTGSGKTTTLYAALSHLNQRTRNIMTIEDPVEYRLPGIAQIPVREKAGITFGVGLRAILRQDPDIVMVGEIRDAETAAIAVQAALTGHLVLSTLHTSSAAGALVRLMEMRIEPYLLTSSVIAVLGQRLVRILCSACRRRTRAREAELRLLDLPPDRRVTLYRPVGCPECGGIGYHGRTGVFEILVLNDTIREMVLERRPARAIQAAAREAEMLSLRQAAVRKVLEGVTSLEELQRLVLAEVE
- a CDS encoding type II secretion system F family protein, which gives rise to MPSFEYVSRDARSALVRGQVEALTDAEARAWLRQQGLFVTALTERRPPRRGTTRTVADVALLAYHLATLVGAGLPLLQGFQALAEQLDDPRLRALVEALAADIQEGRQLSAAMARRPDVFSPVVVGIVRSGEVGGRLDEALARLAAYLERELEFRRRVRDALLYPGFVLVLALAVLGVFLAVIIPAFDRVYRSAGAELPALTQALVMASRLVRANLLVLVAGVPVVLLPPVRRRFWEAVAAPLLALGQRVGPIRGLAHTLQLARFTQALGALLQSGVPVLTAIEVAREAGASPAFARVTEALQASISEGRRLSEGMRATGTFPPLVVRMVALGEESGRLDAMVVRVGEVLDREFERAVRRLLAFLEPVLTLALGALVGFILLALYLPIFGLGRSLTR